In Rhodococcus qingshengii JCM 15477, the sequence GTGCCGGGATGGGCGAGCAGACTTCGAAGCATGAGCGCACCGACAACACCCTCGAAGACCACTGCAGCCTTCTATCTTCAGGCCGGAATAGCCTTTGCCGTCAGTTTTGTCGGCACCCTCCTCGGAATTGCGTATCTTCCGATCGATGCGTGGCAACGCGGATTTCTCGGAATGTCCTTGCTGTTCTTGGTCACCAGTACGTTCACGTTGGCCAAGGTGATTCGTGATCAGCAGGAGGCATCCACAGTCAGGGTTCGAGTGGACGAGGCTCGACTCGAGAAGCTGATCGCCGAGCACGATCCGTTCAAAGCGGCAGCCTGAAACCTGTCGGCAAGGTGAGGATCAGCGTGCTGCCGAGAGGTTGCTCGTTTCGGAGCGCCGACAGATCGCCGCCGTGTGCGAGCGCGAGGCTGCGCGCAATCGTGAGCCCCAAACCGGAACCGTCGGATCGATCACCGCGATGGAAACGGTCGAAGACTGATTCGAGTTGGTCTGCGGGAATTCCGTCACCGGTGTCGGTGACGGACACCGAGAGGTGGTCACCTTCCCGTGCGAGTGTCACCGTCACCGAACCTCCGCTCGGAGTGTGCCGCAACGCGTTTTCGAGCAGATTGGCGAGGATCTGTTCGATTCGTTGGCGATCGACCTCGGCCGTGATCGGTTGCGGAGGTAGCGCGGTCGTCAATTCGACTCCACGATCGGCGAAACGTGGCGCCGCTGCTGCCGTTGCGCTGCAAACGATGTCGTCGATCTTCTCGTCTCGGCGATCGAGTTCGAGAGCGTGTTCGTCGGCCGCGGAGACGTCCGCCAGATCGCA encodes:
- a CDS encoding YiaA/YiaB family inner membrane protein, with product MSAPTTPSKTTAAFYLQAGIAFAVSFVGTLLGIAYLPIDAWQRGFLGMSLLFLVTSTFTLAKVIRDQQEASTVRVRVDEARLEKLIAEHDPFKAAA